One genomic region from Danio aesculapii chromosome 24, fDanAes4.1, whole genome shotgun sequence encodes:
- the LOC130218735 gene encoding histone H1.0-B — translation MAETAATPSSKPKRAKNTKKGTSHPKYSEMIKAAIAADRSRGGASRQSIQKYIKHHYKVGDNADSQIKLALKRLVAGGDLRHTKGIGASGSFKLAKSEDIKKPEKPKPAAAKARKPVKAAAKPKKAPKPKKVTKSPAKTKKAAEKKVKKAAEKKKSPVKAKKVVKKAKVAKPAKASKAKKVKTAKPKPKTAARKTGKKK, via the coding sequence ATGGCTGAGACGGCAGCTACACCCTCGTCCAAGCCTAAGAGGGCGAAAAACACCAAGAAAGGGACGTCGCATCCCAAATACTCGGAGATGATCAAAGCGGCCATCGCCGCCGACCGGAGCCGCGGTGGCGCGTCGCGTCAGTCCATCCAGAAGTATATAAAGCACCACTATAAGGTGGGCGACAACGCGGACTCGCAGATCAAACTCGCCCTGAAGCGGCTGGTGGCCGGTGGGGACCTGCGCCACACCAAGGGCATCGGCGCGTCGGGCTCCTTCAAATTGGCCAAATCTGAGGACATCAAGAAGCCCGAGAAACCCAAACCCGCAGCCGCCAAAGCCAGAAAGCCAGTCAAAGCCGCTGCCAAACCCAAGAAAGCCCCCAAACCCAAGAAAGTGACAAAGTCCCCTGCGAAAACCAAGAAAGCTGCAGAGAAGAAAGTGAAGAAAGCAGCGGAGAAGAAGAAATCTCCTGTCAAAGCCAAGAAAGTTGTGAAGAAGGCAAAGGTGGCCAAACCTGCCAAGGCGAGCAAAGCCAAGAAGGTGAAAACGGCGAAGCCCAAACCCAAAACAGCGGCCAGGAAAACTGGCAAAAAGAAGTAA